The Miscanthus floridulus cultivar M001 chromosome 17, ASM1932011v1, whole genome shotgun sequence genome has a window encoding:
- the LOC136515788 gene encoding protein MODIFYING WALL LIGNIN-1-like — MDKILIIVSAVVGSLGVLSAIFGFSAEGTKLTPYNILVFGDECIYPQNPALGLGICAAIFLLAAQVTFTAAGGCCGCCNKSRSNPSETKRIVGIVSAVVSWIAAVIAWVLLIEGTEWNENVVRMTAPNCYYVKDGIFAGAGVLSLAATALGVTSYVLMRTKRVKAAAAPPVVPAEGEPKLPPAATQGNNGSPRNEELQRPPAVPL; from the exons ATGGATAAGATCTTGATCATCGTGTCTGCGGTGGTCGGGTCTCTGGGGGTGCTCAGCGCCATCTTTGGGTTCTCGGCAGAGGGCACAAAGCTGACT CCATATAACATACTTGTGTTCGGCGACGAGTGCATCTACCCGCAGAACCCCGCGCTTGGGCTGGGGATCTGCGCCGCCATCTTCCTGCTCGCCGCCCAGGTCACCTTCACGGCGGCTGGCGGCTGCTGTGGTTGCTGCAATAAGTCCCGCTCCAACCCTTCGGAGACCAAGCGGATCGTCGGCATCGTCAGCGCTGTCGTCTCATG GATAGCAGCGGTGATCGCGTGGGTGCTGCTCATAGAAGGAACGGAGTGGAACGAAAACGTGGTGCGGATGACCGCGCCCAACTGCTACTACGTCAAGGACGGCATCTTCGCCGGCGCCGGCGTGCTCTCCCTCGCCGCCACGGCGCTCGGCGTCACCTCCTACGTTTTGATGCGGACGAAGCGGGTGAAAGCTGCTGCGGCGCCGCCAGTCGTTCCTGCCGAGGGTGAACCGAAGCTCCCTCCTGCTGCTACTCAAGGCAATAATGGATCCCCACGGAACGAGGAGCTTCAGCGTCCACCAGCGGTACCGCTTTAG